A genomic segment from Acidobacteriota bacterium encodes:
- a CDS encoding OmpA family protein, which produces MKAAIRISTLLLTLLALASVSFAQGSLAEKQKAPTVLGGTGLFNTFSTRTLCKGEFNFALFWNNFDRDPGDLDINQVPFNFTVGLTNRWELWVDWVTWQQVTSRSPFLLSGYQYSAVQFFGNPSTLLGPAVGGKDAAAAFFPRTGAEFGGILPKLGAWGAPLNFTGASVVSPGGPNASQVVGLGPAFTTPLPSFYNELPFFGELDFVGFDSAGRPVFGPRQSSNGTSDFYIGTKYSLIDPDHNWFSIALAGYVKIPISDSDSALARGRTSGQWEYGPTLIFGQESGGKRFRLYEELGYIHTNDPHRNDVKILDLADKFKFNIGMSVALSKNVEFVSELLHTRFVGNDTPHLIENDPWDLNVGLRFHFKDGRIQFGGAYRRYLNGEDTQNLQVARFAGFAQPFFFFIPTFDFPTQSFGANGSENGFVSYVNIGSRRACPAPPAPVCVVTVSSSTVNKGERITVTDKPTTPGYQEGQVTYEYKWDVRDASGRPVTISGSGASVDIATGQLPCGTYMVTTTVVASVPAVDCPSDCVTTGSTTCTTKFEVTEPPCPTVACEALTTPSSVNPGEPVTLRATATGGGNFTFSWSATGGRLSASTGSEVTIDTAGLSEGTYTVTVNVATDKTRCDQPCPGSSCTTSFSVKALPPPEVVRPLVPCGPIFFKFNSARINNEHKACLDEIALRLQQDPRAALVIDGHRDSSERVGISLTRANNARDYLVNEKGVDAARITVRNYGDTCAHDSGDMNLNRRVEFYIVPAGSNVGLIDELKKCATGSSPRVITDETPAVSDDKKPPVRRVPRRTRKGRRGEPIILMNEQQTSNQ; this is translated from the coding sequence ATGAAAGCGGCTATAAGAATCAGCACGCTGTTGTTGACGCTTTTGGCTCTTGCAAGCGTAAGCTTTGCACAAGGCAGCCTGGCAGAAAAGCAGAAAGCGCCAACTGTTCTCGGCGGCACGGGGTTATTCAATACGTTTTCGACTCGTACCCTGTGTAAAGGAGAATTTAATTTCGCTCTGTTCTGGAATAATTTCGACCGTGATCCGGGCGATTTAGACATCAATCAAGTTCCGTTTAACTTCACGGTCGGTTTAACCAACAGATGGGAACTCTGGGTTGATTGGGTTACCTGGCAACAAGTAACGTCGCGCAGTCCGTTCCTGTTGAGCGGTTATCAATATAGCGCTGTGCAATTTTTTGGCAACCCCTCAACCTTACTTGGTCCTGCGGTCGGCGGCAAAGATGCGGCAGCCGCATTCTTCCCGCGCACCGGCGCAGAATTCGGCGGCATCCTTCCGAAACTTGGCGCCTGGGGCGCACCATTGAATTTCACCGGCGCAAGTGTCGTGTCACCCGGCGGACCAAACGCTTCACAAGTCGTTGGCTTGGGTCCGGCGTTTACCACCCCGCTTCCGAGTTTCTATAACGAATTGCCGTTTTTCGGCGAATTGGATTTCGTCGGCTTCGATAGCGCCGGTCGTCCGGTATTCGGGCCTCGCCAATCCTCAAACGGCACCAGCGATTTTTATATCGGCACCAAATACAGCCTGATCGATCCTGACCACAACTGGTTCAGCATCGCGCTTGCCGGTTATGTCAAGATTCCGATTTCCGATAGCGATTCGGCACTTGCGCGCGGTCGCACGAGCGGTCAATGGGAATATGGACCGACCTTGATTTTCGGTCAGGAATCGGGCGGCAAACGTTTCCGTCTGTATGAAGAGTTGGGTTACATTCACACCAACGATCCGCATCGTAATGATGTGAAAATTTTAGACCTCGCAGACAAATTCAAATTCAACATCGGTATGTCCGTGGCGCTCAGCAAGAATGTTGAATTCGTCAGCGAATTGTTACATACGCGCTTTGTCGGCAACGACACCCCGCATTTGATTGAAAACGACCCGTGGGATTTGAACGTCGGTTTGCGTTTCCACTTCAAAGATGGACGCATTCAATTCGGCGGCGCGTACAGAAGATACCTGAATGGCGAAGACACGCAGAATTTGCAAGTGGCAAGATTTGCGGGCTTCGCGCAACCGTTCTTCTTCTTCATTCCGACCTTTGATTTCCCGACCCAGAGCTTCGGTGCTAATGGTAGCGAAAATGGCTTCGTCAGCTATGTCAACATTGGCAGCCGTCGCGCTTGCCCGGCTCCGCCTGCGCCGGTTTGCGTCGTCACCGTTTCGTCAAGCACCGTCAACAAAGGCGAACGCATTACAGTAACGGACAAACCGACCACTCCGGGTTATCAGGAAGGTCAGGTGACTTACGAATATAAATGGGATGTGAGAGATGCATCGGGTCGCCCGGTTACCATCAGCGGCTCCGGCGCATCGGTTGACATCGCCACCGGGCAATTGCCTTGCGGAACCTATATGGTCACCACCACTGTAGTCGCCAGCGTTCCGGCAGTTGATTGCCCGAGCGATTGCGTTACCACAGGTTCGACGACCTGCACCACCAAGTTTGAAGTCACCGAACCGCCGTGCCCGACGGTGGCTTGCGAAGCGCTTACCACACCATCATCAGTCAATCCTGGTGAACCTGTCACCCTGCGCGCAACCGCAACCGGTGGCGGCAACTTCACCTTCAGTTGGTCAGCAACCGGTGGTCGTCTCTCCGCTTCGACCGGTTCAGAGGTCACCATTGATACCGCTGGCTTATCCGAAGGCACCTACACCGTCACGGTGAACGTGGCAACCGATAAGACACGTTGCGACCAACCATGTCCGGGTAGCAGTTGCACGACTTCATTCTCAGTGAAGGCATTACCACCGCCAGAAGTTGTACGACCGCTCGTACCGTGCGGACCTATCTTCTTCAAGTTCAACTCAGCTCGCATCAACAACGAGCACAAGGCGTGCCTGGATGAAATCGCATTGAGATTGCAGCAAGACCCGCGCGCCGCGCTTGTCATTGACGGTCATCGCGATTCGTCAGAACGTGTTGGCATCTCGCTTACCCGCGCCAACAACGCACGCGACTACCTCGTCAACGAAAAAGGCGTGGATGCGGCTCGCATCACCGTACGCAACTACGGCGATACCTGCGCACATGACTCTGGCGATATGAACCTCAATCGTAGAGTTGAGTTCTACATCGTACCTGCGGGTTCAAACGTGGGCTTGATTGATGAGTTGAAGAAGTGCGCTACGGGTTCATCACCGCGCGTCATCACCGATGAAACGCCAGCGGTTTCCGATGATAAGAAACCGCCTGTTCGTCGCGTTCCGCGTCGCACCCGCAAGGGTCGCAGAGGCGAACCGATCATCCTGATGAACGAGCAACAAACCTCTAATCAATAA
- a CDS encoding Glu/Leu/Phe/Val dehydrogenase has protein sequence MPNAFVDDGHHIKEENPFDSMMERFDEAARLLNLDPNIYKILRWPNREITLYIPVMMDDGNYQVFTGYRVQHNFARGPAKGGIRYSPDVTIDEVRALAAWMTWKCAVVNIPFGGGKGGIICNPKEMSPGELERLTRRYTSDLMDFIGPERDVPAPDMNTNEQTMAWIMDTYSMHMRHTVTAVVTGKPIEIGGSRGRREATGRGLLFVCNEACKKFNLDYPNTRVIIQGAGNVGGVAAELMYDMGYKVIGLADITGSVYNPKGLNIPDLLSYLKKNKTVEDYKDGDIVDRDEFLELECEILMPAATENQITSDNADRIKCRILAEGANGPTTADADEIIAEKNIFVIPDILANAGGVTVSYFEWVQDRMGYFWNEDTVNERLKEIMVNSFHDVVRVAEKYKVNTRLAAYMLAIDRVAYDTKIRGIYA, from the coding sequence ATGCCAAATGCATTTGTTGATGATGGGCATCACATCAAAGAAGAAAATCCTTTTGATTCCATGATGGAGCGCTTTGATGAAGCCGCCCGCTTACTGAATCTCGACCCGAACATTTATAAAATTCTTCGTTGGCCTAATAGAGAAATTACCCTCTACATTCCCGTGATGATGGATGACGGGAACTACCAGGTGTTTACCGGCTATCGTGTACAACACAATTTTGCGCGCGGTCCTGCGAAAGGCGGCATTCGCTATTCGCCCGACGTCACCATTGATGAAGTTCGCGCGCTGGCGGCGTGGATGACCTGGAAATGCGCGGTTGTCAACATTCCTTTCGGCGGCGGCAAAGGCGGCATCATCTGCAACCCGAAAGAGATGAGTCCGGGCGAACTCGAACGCCTGACGCGGCGTTACACTTCGGATTTGATGGATTTCATTGGGCCCGAACGCGATGTGCCCGCGCCTGATATGAATACCAATGAACAGACCATGGCGTGGATTATGGATACCTATTCCATGCACATGCGTCACACGGTTACGGCGGTGGTTACCGGCAAACCGATTGAAATTGGCGGTTCGCGCGGACGCCGCGAAGCGACCGGACGTGGCTTGCTATTTGTTTGCAATGAAGCCTGCAAAAAATTCAATCTCGATTACCCGAATACCCGCGTGATTATTCAAGGCGCGGGCAATGTCGGCGGCGTGGCAGCGGAATTGATGTACGATATGGGCTACAAGGTTATCGGCTTAGCCGACATCACTGGCTCCGTATACAACCCGAAAGGTCTGAATATTCCCGATTTACTCAGCTATTTGAAGAAAAATAAAACGGTCGAAGATTACAAAGACGGCGACATCGTTGACCGCGACGAATTCCTCGAACTCGAATGCGAAATCCTGATGCCTGCGGCGACCGAAAATCAAATCACTTCGGATAATGCCGACCGCATTAAATGCAGAATTCTGGCTGAAGGCGCGAACGGCCCGACCACGGCGGATGCCGATGAAATTATTGCCGAGAAAAATATCTTCGTCATTCCCGATATTCTGGCTAACGCAGGCGGCGTCACCGTCAGTTATTTTGAATGGGTGCAAGACCGCATGGGCTATTTCTGGAATGAAGATACAGTGAATGAACGGCTGAAAGAGATTATGGTCAACAGTTTCCATGATGTCGTCCGAGTTGCGGAAAAATACAAAGTCAATACGCGCCTTGCGGCTTACATGCTGGCGATTGACCGCGTCGCTTATGACACCAAGATTCGCGGCATCTATGCCTAG